Proteins encoded in a region of the Phycisphaerae bacterium genome:
- a CDS encoding cysteine peptidase family C39 domain-containing protein, whose amino-acid sequence MKKKLFTLASGIILLSVSSIVLADRSLDRAEVLQIFQQLTSQPKKTWVPAGTIKAVHEEYKAPKTTDSNEINRQVKEAVNEYQKSSNKRELTEDTQIMKLDAIPFNIRHKLSNEYTMNSSVVVKFDGEKFYWEINADSRTDSVKPGKELAGNYMTRQFDLNWNAKRIFAWDGEKYTTYFLPGNQAIVDSTGKTPHNVNGPLTAGVIPWGYGYYSYENLSASESYTVEKYVDGQTQIHLTINYSEGSQMLFVLDPQKNYAVLSCLIKKYGNLITSKQYSDFRLVSNIWTPATILIEQYETESNRLLARDFWDITSIDANVPQSYEFNVNYKPDALIEHSVFNRQKPETYRYSQAIDTTLLLAERLEFAANEETLPQNCATAALKYVASQLGKDVTNQQLAQLVSEPNGQTSLYAMKQFAQSQRLYCRAVRTNIETLKNLDDCKAILYIPGKKHFVVLDSIDEKNVLMVDISSNNFYYHTDINFFDMDWADGTALLVSNQPISGDFTEINDSELQTIVGMGYACTKLLQDYHVVFCNYIAGGCDGWYQEFPTRYGCASGTGSCPTSTKIRYAETPCVIDPYFPDGCTGTGEWTCYYMRACA is encoded by the coding sequence ATGAAGAAGAAACTGTTTACATTAGCAAGTGGTATTATTCTATTGTCGGTTAGTTCCATTGTTTTAGCCGACAGGTCGCTGGACAGAGCAGAAGTTTTGCAAATCTTCCAGCAACTTACAAGCCAGCCAAAGAAGACCTGGGTACCGGCTGGTACAATTAAGGCTGTTCATGAGGAGTACAAAGCACCTAAAACAACAGATTCCAATGAGATTAACCGTCAGGTTAAAGAAGCCGTTAACGAATATCAAAAAAGCTCCAATAAGCGAGAATTAACTGAAGATACTCAAATAATGAAACTTGACGCAATACCATTTAATATCCGCCATAAGCTATCAAATGAATATACGATGAATTCATCAGTAGTCGTAAAATTTGATGGAGAAAAATTCTATTGGGAAATCAACGCAGACTCACGTACAGATTCAGTAAAGCCGGGGAAAGAACTGGCCGGCAATTATATGACCAGGCAATTCGACCTGAACTGGAACGCAAAGCGTATATTTGCCTGGGATGGTGAAAAATATACCACTTACTTTCTGCCTGGAAACCAGGCTATCGTTGATTCGACCGGCAAAACTCCGCATAACGTAAATGGTCCTTTAACTGCCGGCGTTATCCCCTGGGGATACGGTTATTATTCTTATGAAAATCTCTCCGCATCCGAATCTTATACTGTTGAAAAATATGTCGATGGCCAGACACAGATACACCTGACAATTAATTATTCAGAGGGGTCACAAATGCTTTTTGTTCTTGACCCGCAAAAAAATTACGCTGTTCTGTCCTGTTTAATCAAAAAGTATGGCAATTTAATTACATCCAAACAATATTCCGATTTCCGGCTTGTTTCCAATATTTGGACTCCTGCGACTATTTTAATAGAACAATATGAAACAGAGTCAAACAGGCTGTTAGCCCGTGATTTTTGGGATATTACGAGCATAGATGCCAATGTTCCCCAAAGCTATGAATTCAATGTCAATTATAAGCCTGATGCATTGATAGAACACTCTGTATTTAACCGTCAAAAGCCTGAAACGTATCGCTACTCGCAGGCCATCGATACAACCCTTCTATTGGCCGAGAGATTGGAATTTGCAGCAAATGAAGAAACTCTGCCGCAAAATTGTGCAACGGCTGCATTAAAATATGTCGCATCACAATTAGGCAAGGATGTTACCAATCAGCAGCTTGCCCAGTTAGTAAGTGAACCAAACGGCCAGACGAGCCTATATGCCATGAAACAATTTGCCCAAAGTCAGAGACTCTATTGCCGTGCGGTCAGGACCAATATTGAAACTCTAAAAAATCTGGACGACTGCAAAGCCATCCTGTATATCCCCGGCAAAAAACATTTTGTTGTTCTTGATTCAATTGATGAAAAGAATGTTTTGATGGTGGATATATCGAGCAACAATTTTTATTATCACACTGATATTAATTTCTTCGATATGGATTGGGCCGATGGTACGGCACTTTTGGTTTCTAATCAGCCTATCTCTGGTGATTTTACCGAAATTAACGACAGCGAACTTCAAACTATAGTCGGTATGGGATACGCCTGCACTAAACTTCTTCAAGATTACCATGTCGTATTTTGTAATTATATTGCTGGCGGATGTGACGGATGGTATCAAGAATTTCCTACAAGATACGGCTGTGCAAGCGGAACCGGCAGTTGCCCCACTTCTACGAAGATTAGATATGCGGAAACGCCTTGTGTAATAGACCCTTATTTCCCTGATGGCTGTACTGGAACAGGTGAATGGACCTGTTATTATATGAGGGCATGTGCCTAA